Within the Maribacter sp. BPC-D8 genome, the region TTAATTCATTTAAATGAGCATAATAATGCAAGCGCCATTTTGGACCAAGAACTAAAACAAATTTGCCACCCATACTTATCTCGCCGGCATAGAGTACCAAACCATTAGTTGAAGAATTAATATCCGTTCCCTTTTTTGCGAAAATATCTACACCCTTATGCGTAACAGATTTCCCCCAGGGATAAAACCAAAATGATTTAGAATTGTAGTCAGATTTTGTTGCTCCTTGAACAGGCATTTTTAAATGCTGCGGAATCAAATAACCGATAATAAGAATTACTACTATACTGATTAAGACTTTCTTTCTTTTCTTCAATACCGACTTGGGTTGTAGTTGATGTCAACGTTTTTTTGAACATCATAAAGATACAAGCCTGATTATAAACAACAAGTTCTCGTTTATAATTTTATAATGACGGACTTGGGGGCGGTGGCAAACCTTCGTTCTTGTTAGTGGTTAAAATTTCACCATTTTCAAGAAAAGAAATAAGTTCGGTTGCTTTGCTTACAACCTTTTCAATATTGCCATTTTCATTAACTACAATGTGAGTAGGATAGGCTTTGGCGAAAAGTTTATTTTCAATAAAATCTTCTTGATTGGGTATGGTTTTATAGTTAAACACTTTTTTGGACAAGAATCTATCTAATGCAGCTTTATCGTCTATCGCCAAACTTATAAATTCAACATTCTCTCGTTGCTTATATTCGTCAACTAATGTATTCAATTCAGGAAACTCAGCTACACAAGGTTTGCAATTAATAAACCAACATTTAAAAACTAACACTTTACCTTTTGTGTTTTCATTGGTATATTCTTTTCCATCTAGATCTGTAAAGCTAAAATCAGGAAAAGGAGTTCCTTCCATTTTAAATTTTGTGTATATATTTTCTGAAGCTGGTTTAATAATTTCTCGAATTTTGTTGTCTGCAGAAGCGCTTAATTTGTATAGTTTATATTTTCTTACACTATCAGGTGCTATGAGTTTTAAGGCGATATAATCACCAGTGGACAATAAGTTTAGAAAATTGTCTTTGGTTATTGTTTCAGATTTATCGTTTATGGCAATAAATTCTGACGATAAAATGATGTTGTTTTCATGATATGGCCACCACTTTAAATTATCCAATTCTAAAGCATTTACATCTACATCTGCCCTTTGTGCTGTAGTTTCGGTATTCCTAGTTTTTGCTTGTTTATTTTCTTTACAAGAAGTAATACAAATAAGAAGTAGTAGAATTAGTAGGTTTTTCATTTTATAATTTTTTCAACCGTTTTTTTATTGCTTGCGTAGTAATTCAAATTTTGTTTTTGCAGCTTGTATTTCCTCATAGTTCATTTCTTGCTCTAAATACCATTTTACCTCTGTAGCTACAGGTGGGCTTAGCGTAAATTGTATTGTTTTCGGTATGGTGTTCTCATCATTTTCACCATAACTTTGAATTTCAGCGAGTTTAGCTTCTATAAAATTCCAGCCTTTTTTAAACTGAATATCTGCGGTTCGCTCTATTTCAAGATCGGCGTTTTCAGGTGATGTTTGAATACAGGTGTCTTTATATTCAAGGGCTCTGTCTATGTACATCCAATAGTATCTATTTCCTGTAATTTTATTCCGGTTTTCTTTGATTAACATTTTTTCGTCAGAAACAGGAGAAATATAAGCTACAGAAACCCCATATTTTTTCACATAAATAGGAGGGTACATTTGCGAGTACACATCATCATAAGGTGTTTTGAAAAGAGGTTCGCCAAGCATATCAAATTCACCTTTTCCGTTGCATTTAAGCATATTAAATTGACTTTCTAAGTTAGCGTTCATGTGAGTTTTACCGAGCGATTTAATATCATATTCAGGTAAAACGAAATGAATCTCACCCGTTTCATCAATGCTGCCTAGAATAATTTCATCTCCATTATTTTGCCACTGCACAAGTTCAAATCCTCCTGTGGTATAATCTAACTCCCCTTTAAGTTGATTTTCAAGTTTAGGTGCTGAAGTTTTAGTTTGTAATTGCTGCGTTTTGCATGATTGAAGTAAAATAATCGCAAGTAATAAGGCTAGTTTCGTTTTCATAGTTCTGGTTGAATTATTTAGCTATTCTCTATTATGGGAAACTTTCTTATGTAAGAAATGTACTTTATAAACAAGGGTTAACCTCATAGGTTATACACGTGCCATTTTAGTTATTTTTATAAAAAAAATACAAAATTTACAGGGTTTTATAAATGTACGTAAACCCCTTTTAAAAAATTAGCTAGAAGTATATTTTTTATCTAAATAATTGATCAGTAGATTTTTATGGTTACAATATCTAGAAGATTTATGGCTAAACTTAAGTCTTAATAGTGACTAGATAAATAGAAGATGAACCAAAAAAAAGCTCAAAGATTCTGATTTTAGAATCTATGAGCCTAGAATAGTATTGTCTCAGATGCAGGAAGAATTGATTTGTTTTTTATCTGAGTTCTTTATGTGTGCCGTATGTATTACCTAACTAAACTTCGGGTTTATATTTCAATTGACTTAACAAACAGTTTTCTCGTTCCATATCATCTCTAACACTCAAAAAAGTAGGTTGGTAAATACTTCCGCCCTTGTAGGCATATAAATACCGGACTTCAATAATTTCATCTAGCTTAGGTATTTCTTTGTTTACTGAAATGGTAACATTCCCCACAAAAATATCTTCACCATTTTCTATTAGAGACATTCCAATACTTCGCTTATCATTAATCTTAGAAACAATAACAGAAACCGTATCATAAAACTTAAATTTTATTTGATTTCCGCCGCTATTGGGTCTGCCTGCTGCGTATGCTGAATTTAATTTTTTAAAGACAACACCTTCCTTAGAATCGTCTTTTAACTGCTGAAATAAAGCTTGTTTACTTTCGATGCCTTCTATTAAAGCTACAAGTTCTATTTTTTCAGAGAAAGAAATATTTTTCAGTATTTCATATCTTTCTAAGTAGCTTTTTGCTTTTAAATCTTCTTCATTAAAAGACAATATATCAAATACATATAAAGTGTCATCAATCGCTTCTCCATCAATAATAAAAGTGCTTTCAATTGCATTGGCACTGTTTATCATTTGTTCGGGTGCACCAACAGATAATCCTCTTCTGTTTATAGCAATTGTTTCATCTTTCGTTTTTTTAATGAGCATTCTCTTGCCGTCCATTTTTTCTTGCAGACACCAATCATCATCATTAAAGAAATTTTCTAACTCACTTTCTTCTATTGGGTTTAATAACTGACAGTGAATGCCTGTTTTTCTTTGCTCGGTATCTACTACATAATTCGAAGAATCTGCATCGGGTACATACCCTTTAGATGCTTTAGAAAGCACCAATTTGTCATATATTTTCTTTGCTTTTTCGTAAGCAACAGGGGCTTGTGTTTTAGTACCTGTCTTTAATGTAGCGCCTCTTCTGCCGTAAGCGAAATTAACTATGTAATTACCCTCTTTCTCTTCTAAGTAGGCTTTATAAACCTTATCGCTTCTTTCTTGACGAAAGAATAAAGTGATGCTTTCAGTTTTTGTAGGTATGGTCATTTTGTTTTTTTCTAAAAAATGATAGATAAAAATTTACTGAGCTTTTTAAATTTCTGATAACAATTTTCGATTAAATTGGAAATTTGTTATTCAATGTTTTGTGTATAGCTTATTTAAATTAATTGACTTGATATTTCATTAACCTGTTCATCAGTTAAGATAGGTTCAAAGTAATTAATATAGGCATTAAGTTCTTTTAATAATTTTACACTTACATATTTAAATTCAGTATTTGGTTTATTATTAATCATGACTATAACGTTTCGAATTGGAATTTTTTGTTCTCCCCAATGATGATCATGTAAAGTTATATTTTCCGAAATGTAGATGTATAGAGCAAAATTTGATCTTCTAATTTGTTCTATTGGTGATCGCAGACTAATAGAATTAACAGAGTTTTTACTCCAGTTTTTTGTCTCTAATATAAAAATTCCTGCTTTTGAGATTAAAAGATGGTCTATTTGTATAGAGTAAATTCTCTCGTTTTGTTGTTTGTGAAAAATAGGAGGGGAAAAATCTAATTTAAAATCATTAATTAAGATAAAATCGTCAGAAAGTTTTTTAATTTCTTTTACAACTAAGTTTTCCCCAATTGCTCCGGAAATTAGGTTTTTACATTCCTCTAAAACCTCGCGTGTGTATTCTAAATCAGCAATTTTAAGATTAGCGCTTCTTTTAATTAATAACTGCTCATCAGTTTCATATTCGTGTATAAAAAGTTGGTCAACTTTAATCTTTTGAGAAAACGGCTGAATAGCTTGATTCAGCCGTTCAGATTTGCTTTTGATAAAATCATTGTATTGTTTTCTTAAATAATAAAGCTTAATGCTTGAAAGTATTTTATTTAAAAAATTAAGGTTGTTTCCTTTATGAGTTAAATCGATTTTTGATTGTAGATGGGCAATTTTGACATCTATCTTTTCTGTCTCTATTTTGCTTATTTCAACTTTTTGTTGGGTGTTATTTTTAAGACGTATACAGGTTTTGGAATATTCTTCATCCAGTTCGTTTTTTGTGTCGTTTAGAACTGTTTGTGTTTCTGAATCAAATTTTATTAAAAAATCTTTTATCTCTCTTACAGATTTAAATCTAGTAACACCTCTACTTTCTAATTCATATTTAAGAGATTTTAATGATTCTATGGTTCTGTATATTCTTGCCATTAAAGGATAATTCTTAAATAAGCAATAACGTATTTGTAATTGATTAGTTGCCTTGTGATTTATAATTATTTTAAAAAAAAAGCTCAAAGAATCTGATTTTAGAATCTATGAGCTTAGAATAGTTTTGTGACTGATTAAAGAAGAATTTGTTTGTTTTTTTAAATCAGGGCTTTGTTTTAAATAGTTTTATTCTGTAATTTGTTTCGCAATATTTTCTGGCCAAACTACAAATTTTCCATATTGACCATTTTTTTCAATACCACCAGTTTCTTTTCCTTTTTTTGTTGTTATCCAATCATCTTCTTTTTTATACATTAACTTATTGTCAGTAAACCAACTATTTACCTTTCTGCTACTTAATCCTGTAAGATGGGATAATTCTTTGGTTGTTAGTAGTTTAGAGTTTGAAGAGGTTTTGGTTTGTGGCTTTTCTAAAATTTCTATTTTTGTTGATTGTGCTTCTTCCGGAATTGATGAAAACTCAAATCGTTCACTTGTTTCGTCAATGAAATCTATTTCTTTGTAGGCATCTTCAAATAATTCTTTATCTGTTTCGTCATTTAGGTCGATTAAAACACCCATTTCCTTATTGTTGTTCATAGAGAACTCATAAAGGTTCAATGACGTAATTATCATCGTATCATCATTTAAGTAACATTTAGCATGTAAATCCTGATTGTATTTTAAGATTACAAATCTTAATCCTTGAAGAAATTTCATTTCCTTGGGATTTAGCTCTTGCTTTCCAAATATTACAGTTGTGATTTTATCCTTGCTATTTCTGTAAGTTAGTAATTGCTTAAAATCTTTTGATAATTTGAGATAGGGTGATATTAAAATCAATCTAGTTTCTGCATTTCGGATTAAATCTTCAATTTCAGATACTGCTTTTCTTGTATTTAAAAATTTCGCCATTTATCTTTTAGTTTTTGAGTTTGTTAAAAATTGATTGAGGCTTATGGGGTTAAGTATTTAAATTTAGCAAATAGAATCTGAATACTAAATATGATAAAATCGCCTCGCATTTACTGGGATTATAAATTTTTCAGATTAAAGAAGAATTTGTTTGTTTTTTATCTGAGTTCTTTCTTGTAAACAGTTTTTAATCCAGCCGAAGTAATTTTCTTGGAAAAATGATATTGTAGGTTCCTTCCATATACTCTTCTGAGTAAAATCCATTCTTGACATCGATTATCTTTACAGAATCAATAGCCTCGATATTTATTTGTAAATCAATATTTTTTGGATTTTCTAGTACTTTGTGAAATACTATTGTATATGAACATTCGTCTGTCCAAGTAATTTTTGATTCCACTTTAACCCCGGTTTTTGAATTAAATGAGATTTCTTGATTTTGAGTTCTCTGGATAATCATGTCCCCATACTCATTATCAATAACTTTAAATTTACCTTCCTTAACAACTTCACAATCAATTTGAGCACTTGAAATAGTAGAAAAAAGGAGTGTAAATAATAGGACTATTTTTCTCATGTTATCTTAATGAATGCCAACGTCTCGTATATGAAACGTAGCGTGTAAAAAGGTGCTACATTTCGGATTAAACACTGAGCCGAATTTTTAAATTTTATTAATTATTTTATTTTTGGAAATTTGTCAAATTTAAAAATTTGGCGACTTTCCGAAAATGCCCAAAACATTGTGTTAGCAACGACTTGCGCTATTTTTTATATACATTGTTGTCACCAGTTACTTAAAGTATATGTCTTTTGATTTTTGTGTTAAAAAATAATATGTTCTGATTCCTAAACCCTTTATGTGCTCAATTTTATCGGCTCGTAACAATTCAGATTTAACTAGCCTAACAGCTCTTTTAGAAGCTTTTTGGTATGAACAATCAAGCTCTTGTGCTAATGAAGTTGGATATTGAGGTTCGTTTATATATATAGAATTTAATAACCTAATATCAAATTCAGGTAATTGTAGTTCTTCTTCTACTTGGTCAGTCAGGTTGATTTCAACGTGTTCTAAATTACAAATCCCTTTTTTACATTTAGGACACATCATATCAAACATCTCAAGCATTTCCAATTTTTCGTACGGTAATGAATTAGAACAATTATTACATTTGAACTGTTTAGCATCTGATATATATTCTCTAACAATATCAGAATTATTAAACCTCCTTTGAATCACATATTTTCTATCTGTTCCTTTTCCATAATTTATATCTTCTGATTTACATAGACCGTGATTTAAAGAATAAAAGGCCATTAAAGTTTTTCCATCTTGGTCTTTTTGTTCACTATATTTAGTTATAAAATAATTTAACTCTAACGTTCGTAAAACATTTTCTAATTTTTTATCTATATAAAAGTGACTTGTAGGTGGTTTTGATTTGTCGGCTTGAAAAATTTTCGACTCGGATGTAGATATTTCAGTTTTGTTGGTTTTTGCTTTTGAAATAATATTATTCAAAACTTCGTTTAGATGAAATTTCTCTAATCTTTCGCTAAATGCGCTTCGCATATATTTATTTTTTGAGAAAAACACTTCTACAGTATCTTTAAAAAATCTTTCAGAAGCGATGTTTATATCTTGTAGTGTAATTTTCTTTCCTTTTGAAACACTTGTTTGAAATGAATACCATAGAACCCAACCTATGTTTCTAGGGACATTTGATGTAGAGTCAAAAAGTAGTTGATAAAACTGTTCCATTGGAACTTTATCTGAATATGCGAAAAAAGATTCAGGCTTTACATTACAGAAATAAGAACATCTTTTTGTGAGTAATCTTTTAACGTTGTTTATGGCTTCTTTTTGAGTATTGGATACTTTTCCAGATTGATATAAGTCGTAATAATCAAGTTTTATTTGTTCAATTTTTTGAGGGTCAATATCTCCTAAATAAACTCTATTTGGATAACCAGCTATTTTGAATTTGAAAAATTCTTCAGACCAATTGTTTAATGGCGATACAATAGTGTCCACAAAAATTTTCATAGCTTCCTCCTGTATTTCAGAGAAATCGTCTAAGCATATGAAAACATAGTTAATACCTATTTCTTTTAAAAGTTTTTTTAATTCTAAGAGTACTTTATGAGGCTCATAATATTGTAAAAATATTTCAGAAAAGGCTTCATCAATATTTTCAGAATGTTTATTTGATTTCTGGCTACCTTTTTCAAAACCAGCAGTGCCTTCTATTGCTTTTTCAGATACTTTTCCTCCTAAATTAAAATTTGTAGAACTAGAATTTTCATTGAGATTATTCTCAGTAGACTGGACAATTTTTTCTTTTAAAATTAATATATCCTCACTTTCCTTTTTATCAATATTTTTAAAAATTTGAGATATTTCATCTTTAAAATTTTGTTTATCAGGACCAAATTTTTTCGATATTGAAGCTAAGAAAAATCTTAAAGTATTAGTTTTTACTTCCTCTTCAATTTGGGATAATATTAATTTAAGAAATGACTTGAAAAGGAAATATTTGTCAAGTTCCTCTTTATTAAGAATATTCTTAAAGTTTGCTGAGTTATAAGTGAATGTTCTTGATTGGTCAAAAATTGTTTTTACATCTAAGTATAGAGATAATTTATCTGTAGACTTCCTAACTTCGTGCTGAAGTCTGGCTATGATTGTAGATTTTCCAGTTCCTTTTCGACCAATTAATATTGTAGTATTAGGCTTTAAAGAAGTTTTAAGTACAAAATCATTTTCTAATGGGTCAACGTAAAGCTTTTCAATTATGTTTTCATCCTTGTTTATGTCAGAGAGGTCAGCTCGTCTGCTCTTTTTCAAAGAATCGACCATATCAAAAAAACCATCAATTAGATTTTGTCTTCTTTCTTCTTCTTTAGTCATTGAGTTTTTTTTAATTGGTGATAACAAGTGTGTATATGTATAATTACACTTCTAATATACCACTAAAGAATAAACCTACAATAACCATTTTACACTCCATTACGGGAAACCGTAATTGGTTAAAAATTATGTATGGTTTGGGTATTTTTACGACCAAATGGTCATGTCAAAGAAAATTCTATTTATCTATAATGCCAATAGTGATACGGGCAGTAAAATGTTAGACTTCGCCCATAAAATTGTGAGTCCCGATACGTACGATTGCGCACTCTGCTCATTAACCTTCGGTAATTTCAGCGAGAACAAACAATGGAAAGGGTTTAGAGAAAGTTTGTTAGCAAAAGGCTACGAGCTAGAATTCTTTCATAAAGATGAGTTTCAAAAAAGCTATAAAAGTAAGTTTGGGCATAAGTATACCTATCCTATTATATTAGTAGAAACGGCACATGATTTAGAGGTGCTGGTAACGACCGAGAAGTTGAATGCTTTTGAGGGAGTGGAGGAGCTTATTTGTTCAGTTGGCAGTGTTCAGTAACAGTTTTCATTTGTTGTTCGTCTTTGCGAGGAGCTTTTCGCGACGTGGCAATCTGTTGAATTTGTGTTCTGTGGTTGGTTGATGGTTGTTGGTTTCACTCTGTCGCTTAGTTTGGTTGTAGTGTGGCGTGTTCCAAACAAACAGATAGCCGCGCTCTGCTCGCTATGACGGAGAGATTTAAATATTCGTCTTTGCGAGGAGCTTTTCGCGACGTGGCAATCTGTTGAATGTGTTTTCTGTGGTTGGTTGATGGTTGTTGGTCTCACTCGGTCGCTGAGCGTAGCCGAAGTGACATTTCGGTTGCGAGGTGAGTTTTCGTGTTCCAGTCCCTTCGACTGCGCTCAGGATGACAATGCGGTTTCAGTTTTCAGTTTTTAGATGTTTTCGTTTGTGAGTACCACTGTCAGTTCGAGTGGATTTCGAGGTACGAGAAATTTGTATCGAGAACAGGTTTGGTACACTAGATGGTTCTCGATACAAATTTTTCACTTCCGCTTTGCTACAGTATAAAATCCACTCGAACTGACATATCGTTTACGAGATGTGTGTCGTGTTCCAAACAAACAGATAGCCGCGCTTTGCTCGCTATGACGGTGGCGAGAGAGTTTTCAGTTGGCAGTGCCAGTTTTCAGATGTTTTCGTTTGTGAGTACCACTGTCAGTTCGAGTGGATTTCGAGGTACGAGGAATTTGTATCGAGAACAGGTTTGGAACACGCGAGGGTTCTCGATACAAATTTAGGCTTTCGTTGCACTCAAGCTAAAATCACTCGAACTGACAATGCGTTTACGAGTTTAGTTTCGTGTTCCAAACAGGCAGATAGCCACGCTTTGCTCGCTATGACGTTAATAAAGAAGTACTAAGTACTAAGTATAAAGTCGTAAGTAAGAGGTACAAAGTATTAAGAAGTGAATGTGGAGTATAAAGAGAACAGCATAAAGCAAACAGCTCAAAGTACGCAGTACTAAGAACTAACAAGAACAGCTTTGTACTCTGTACTTAATACTTAATACAAAAAAAACGCGCAGCGTTAAGAAAACTGCCAACTGTTACTGCCAACTGTTACTGCCAACTGTTACTGCCAACTGTTACTGCCAACTGTTACTGCCAACTGAATACTAGAACAAGTACTTAATACAAAAAACGTGCAGCGTTAAAAAACGAACAACCAACAACGAACAACCATCAACCATTTTTCGTTGCCTCGTAAAACTTCTCGTTGATATCATCTATATATGCCAGTACTTCATCGCGACCACTTCGGTGGCTAGAGCTGGTGATAAAGTGTGGTGGTGCTTCTTCCCACATGTCTTCTAATAGTTGATCCAGGTATTTTTTAACTTGAAGTTCAACCGCTTTAGGCTTTAATTTATCTGCCTTTGTGAAGATAATGGCAAATGGTACTCCGTTTTCACCCATCCACTGCATGAACTCCATATCTATAGGTTGTGGATCATGGCGAATATCTACAAGCACGAAAGAGCATACTAGTTGCTCTCGTTCTAAAAAGTAATTGGTGATATATTTTTGAAAGGTCTTTTTATCTCTTTTAGAAACACGTGCATAACCGTAGCCAGGTAAATCGACAAGAAACCAATTTTCATTGATTTTAAAGTGATTTATAAGTTGGGTTTTACCGGGTCTGCCAGAAATTTTCGCCAAGCTTTTACGCTCGGTCAACATGTTTATTAGAGAAGACTTACCAACGTTAGAACGACCAATAAAGGCGTACTCGGGTAAAGGCTCTTTCGGGCATTTGGCAACATTAGAGTTGCTCATTACAAAGTCGGCCGACTTTATTTTCATCCGTAGGGTATTTAGAAATTGTTTTTCGTCAACCACTCATCAAGAATGGTGTTGAATTCGTCTGGGTGCTCCATCATCGGTGCATGTCCGCATTTATCCATCCAAAATAAATCTGAATTAGGTAAAAGCTCATCGAACAGTTCTGCAACGTCTGGCGGAGTAACCGTATCATTTTTTCCCCATATAATACAAGTTGGGGTTTTCATGCTAGGTAAATCTTGCGCCATGTTGTGGCGAATGGCACTTTTTGCAATTGCCAAGGTCTTTACCAATTTTACACGATCGTTAACCGTAGCAAAAACTTCATCTACGATTTCTTTGGTAGCAACTTCTGGGTCATAGAAAACATCTTGTGCTTTCTTTTTAATAAACTCATAATCACCACGTTTAGGGTAACCATCGCCCATAGCGCTTTCGTAAAGTCCAGAACTACCTGTAATTACCAAAGCTTTTACTTTTGCCGGGTATAATTTGGTGTGTAAAAGACCAATATGGCCACCTAAAGAGTTACCTAAAAGAATAACATCGTCTAGCTCTTTATAATCTATAAATTTCTTAAGGTATTTTGCAAAATTCTTTACCGTTGTCTTTAACATCGGCATAGCGTAAAGGGGCAATTCAGGAATAATCACTCTGTATCCTTTCGGAGGAAAATAAGTATTCACCCCCTCAAAATTACTTAGTCCGCCCATTAATCCGTGAAGAATAATAATGGGTTTGCCCTCGCCTTTTTCTATATACTTAAATCCTCCCTCGGTGATCAATTCGTTTTCCATGCGCACTACTCATCATAATTCTCCAAATATAGGTAATTACCGAGAATAGCTAACAACTCTTTTCGATAAGGTGAGTAGCTGAAACTTTAAGAATTCACTTTATCAATAATTATGGGCTGAGTGGGAAAAATATCCCATAAAATCCGATGAAGTGCAAAAACGTGTTCAAAAGTGGGGTAATTTATTAACAAAGTGGTTTTTAGTGGTAAAATGTGGTAATAATATTTATATATTTGAGTTATATAAACTAAACACATCCATTTTGGACATATTTTTCTTTGGGACTTTTAATTGCAAGGCTGATGCCAAGGGGCGTATTATGCTCCCTGTCGCGCTGCGTAATCAAGTGGCTCCGATCCTAAATGATGGGTTTTTTATCAAGAAATCATATTTGAGCGAATGTTTGGAATTATACCCGGCATATGAGTGGCACAGAGTGATGGCAGAATTGAATGAAAAGAGCAGGTTCGATGAAGAAAACCTACAGTTTATAAGAATGTATACCGCAGGGCTACGTCAAGTAGAAGTAGACTCGACCGGTAGATTATTGATACCGAAAGATATTATTTCATTAGGTGGTATTAGCAAAGAAGTAGTTATTGCACCAATAGGAAAGCGATTAGAGATTTGGGACAAGAAAGCCTATGATGAATCTATAAGCGCAACGAAAGAAGAGAAGGTGAAGTTGGCAAAGCGTGTAATGTTAGGTGAAAAACCAAGTGGAGATGTATCATAACCCTGTATTACTGAAAGAATCGGTAGATGGCTTGAACATCAAAGAAGACGGTATATATGTAGACGTAACCTTTGGTGGTGGCGGTCACTCGAAAGAGATATTAAAAAGATTGGGCAAAGAAGGCAGATTATATGCTTTTGATCAAGATGAAGATGCGCAAGCAAATACATTAGGTGATCCAAGATTTACGCTAATCGCGGAAAATTTTAGATACATCACCCAGTTTTTAAAGTTCTATGGCATAAAGAAGGTAGATGGTATTCTAGCGGATTACGGAGTTTCATCGCACCAATTCGATCAAGCGGAAAGAGGATTCTCTACCCGTTTCGATGCAGATTTAGATATGCGAATGAGCAAGCGCAATACGCTA harbors:
- a CDS encoding M23 family metallopeptidase, whose product is MKKRKKVLISIVVILIIGYLIPQHLKMPVQGATKSDYNSKSFWFYPWGKSVTHKGVDIFAKKGTDINSSTNGLVLYAGEISMGGKFVLVLGPKWRLHYYAHLNELNTTSLSFVNTNSKIGTVGTSGNAAGKSPHLHYSILTIIPYVWQLDSDRQGWKKMFYLNPIEYLEHN
- a CDS encoding TlpA family protein disulfide reductase, which codes for MKNLLILLLLICITSCKENKQAKTRNTETTAQRADVDVNALELDNLKWWPYHENNIILSSEFIAINDKSETITKDNFLNLLSTGDYIALKLIAPDSVRKYKLYKLSASADNKIREIIKPASENIYTKFKMEGTPFPDFSFTDLDGKEYTNENTKGKVLVFKCWFINCKPCVAEFPELNTLVDEYKQRENVEFISLAIDDKAALDRFLSKKVFNYKTIPNQEDFIENKLFAKAYPTHIVVNENGNIEKVVSKATELISFLENGEILTTNKNEGLPPPPSPSL
- a CDS encoding RNA ligase family protein, with amino-acid sequence MTIPTKTESITLFFRQERSDKVYKAYLEEKEGNYIVNFAYGRRGATLKTGTKTQAPVAYEKAKKIYDKLVLSKASKGYVPDADSSNYVVDTEQRKTGIHCQLLNPIEESELENFFNDDDWCLQEKMDGKRMLIKKTKDETIAINRRGLSVGAPEQMINSANAIESTFIIDGEAIDDTLYVFDILSFNEEDLKAKSYLERYEILKNISFSEKIELVALIEGIESKQALFQQLKDDSKEGVVFKKLNSAYAAGRPNSGGNQIKFKFYDTVSVIVSKINDKRSIGMSLIENGEDIFVGNVTISVNKEIPKLDEIIEVRYLYAYKGGSIYQPTFLSVRDDMERENCLLSQLKYKPEV
- a CDS encoding nuclease-related domain-containing protein codes for the protein MARIYRTIESLKSLKYELESRGVTRFKSVREIKDFLIKFDSETQTVLNDTKNELDEEYSKTCIRLKNNTQQKVEISKIETEKIDVKIAHLQSKIDLTHKGNNLNFLNKILSSIKLYYLRKQYNDFIKSKSERLNQAIQPFSQKIKVDQLFIHEYETDEQLLIKRSANLKIADLEYTREVLEECKNLISGAIGENLVVKEIKKLSDDFILINDFKLDFSPPIFHKQQNERIYSIQIDHLLISKAGIFILETKNWSKNSVNSISLRSPIEQIRRSNFALYIYISENITLHDHHWGEQKIPIRNVIVMINNKPNTEFKYVSVKLLKELNAYINYFEPILTDEQVNEISSQLI
- a CDS encoding phospholipase D family protein; amino-acid sequence: MAKFLNTRKAVSEIEDLIRNAETRLILISPYLKLSKDFKQLLTYRNSKDKITTVIFGKQELNPKEMKFLQGLRFVILKYNQDLHAKCYLNDDTMIITSLNLYEFSMNNNKEMGVLIDLNDETDKELFEDAYKEIDFIDETSERFEFSSIPEEAQSTKIEILEKPQTKTSSNSKLLTTKELSHLTGLSSRKVNSWFTDNKLMYKKEDDWITTKKGKETGGIEKNGQYGKFVVWPENIAKQITE
- a CDS encoding GTPase — protein: MSKKILFIYNANSDTGSKMLDFAHKIVSPDTYDCALCSLTFGNFSENKQWKGFRESLLAKGYELEFFHKDEFQKSYKSKFGHKYTYPIILVETAHDLEVLVTTEKLNAFEGVEELICSVGSVQ
- the yihA gene encoding ribosome biogenesis GTP-binding protein YihA/YsxC; the protein is MKIKSADFVMSNSNVAKCPKEPLPEYAFIGRSNVGKSSLINMLTERKSLAKISGRPGKTQLINHFKINENWFLVDLPGYGYARVSKRDKKTFQKYITNYFLEREQLVCSFVLVDIRHDPQPIDMEFMQWMGENGVPFAIIFTKADKLKPKAVELQVKKYLDQLLEDMWEEAPPHFITSSSHRSGRDEVLAYIDDINEKFYEATKNG
- a CDS encoding alpha/beta fold hydrolase, giving the protein MENELITEGGFKYIEKGEGKPIIILHGLMGGLSNFEGVNTYFPPKGYRVIIPELPLYAMPMLKTTVKNFAKYLKKFIDYKELDDVILLGNSLGGHIGLLHTKLYPAKVKALVITGSSGLYESAMGDGYPKRGDYEFIKKKAQDVFYDPEVATKEIVDEVFATVNDRVKLVKTLAIAKSAIRHNMAQDLPSMKTPTCIIWGKNDTVTPPDVAELFDELLPNSDLFWMDKCGHAPMMEHPDEFNTILDEWLTKNNF
- a CDS encoding division/cell wall cluster transcriptional repressor MraZ, encoding MDIFFFGTFNCKADAKGRIMLPVALRNQVAPILNDGFFIKKSYLSECLELYPAYEWHRVMAELNEKSRFDEENLQFIRMYTAGLRQVEVDSTGRLLIPKDIISLGGISKEVVIAPIGKRLEIWDKKAYDESISATKEEKVKLAKRVMLGEKPSGDVS